One Oryza sativa Japonica Group chromosome 8, ASM3414082v1 DNA window includes the following coding sequences:
- the LOC9271427 gene encoding aCT domain-containing protein DS12, chloroplastic isoform X1, with protein sequence MAEMAVTAALRPCSGVSPAVSGTSHRRRRPAAWRALAPPPPHAGLRLSSPAVRVPRAASSAAVEQDGSSSNTDTVPTPKVIIDQDSDPDATIVEITLGDRLGDLLDTMNALKNLGLNVVKASVCLDSTGKHIKLAITKLSTGRKIGEPELLEAVRLTIINNMIQYHPEASSQLALGATFGPEPPTELVDVDIATHIDIYDDGPDRSLLVVETADRPGLLVDLVKIIDDINITVQSGEFDTEGLLAKAKFHVSYRGKPLIKALQQVLANSLRYFLRRPTTEEGSY encoded by the exons ATGGCCGAAATGGCAGTCACCGCCGCCCTCCGGCCCTGCTCCGGCGTCTCGCCGGCGGTGTCCGGgaccagccaccgccgccgccgccccgccgcgtgGCGggctctcgcgccgccgccgccgcacgctggGCTGAG GCTGTCCTCTCCTGCTGTCAGGGTTCCTAGAGCTGCTTCCTCTGCGGCTGTCGAG CAGGATGGGAGCTCTAGCAACACTGACACAGTTCCTACCCCGAAAGTTATAATAGATCAAGACTCAGATCCGGATGCGACCATTGTAGAGATAACTTTGGGTGACCGTCTCGGTGATCTTCTTGATACC ATGAATGCCCTGAAGAATTTAGGGCTAAATGTTGTGAAAGCTAGCGTCTGCCTCGATTCTACTGGCAAGCATATTAAGTTAGCTATAACAAAATT GTCGACTGGTCGCAAAATTGGTGAACCAGAGTTGTTAGAAGCAGTACGGCTGACAATTATAAACAACATGATTCAGTACCACCCA GAAGCTAGCAGCCAATTGGCTCTGGGTGCAACTTTTGGTCCAGAGCCCCCTACAGAACTG GTTGATGTGGACATAGCAACCCACATAGACATATATGATGATGGCCCTGACAGAAG CTTACTTGTAGTGGAAACAGCTGACCGACCAGGTTTGTTGGTTGACCTTGTTAAGATCATTGATGACATCAACATCACCGTCCAATCTGGAGAATTTGACACTGAG GGCCTACTGGCTAAAGCAAAATTCCATGTCAGTTATAGGGGTAAACCATTGATCAAAGCCTTGCAGCAG GTTCTTGCTAATAGCTTGCGCTATTTCTTGAGGAGGCCGACGACAGAGGAGGGCAGTTACTAG
- the LOC9271427 gene encoding aCT domain-containing protein DS12, chloroplastic yields the protein MAEMAVTAALRPCSGVSPAVSGTSHRRRRPAAWRALAPPPPHAGLRLSSPAVRVPRAASSAAVEDGSSSNTDTVPTPKVIIDQDSDPDATIVEITLGDRLGDLLDTMNALKNLGLNVVKASVCLDSTGKHIKLAITKLSTGRKIGEPELLEAVRLTIINNMIQYHPEASSQLALGATFGPEPPTELVDVDIATHIDIYDDGPDRSLLVVETADRPGLLVDLVKIIDDINITVQSGEFDTEGLLAKAKFHVSYRGKPLIKALQQVLANSLRYFLRRPTTEEGSY from the exons ATGGCCGAAATGGCAGTCACCGCCGCCCTCCGGCCCTGCTCCGGCGTCTCGCCGGCGGTGTCCGGgaccagccaccgccgccgccgccccgccgcgtgGCGggctctcgcgccgccgccgccgcacgctggGCTGAG GCTGTCCTCTCCTGCTGTCAGGGTTCCTAGAGCTGCTTCCTCTGCGGCTGTCGAG GATGGGAGCTCTAGCAACACTGACACAGTTCCTACCCCGAAAGTTATAATAGATCAAGACTCAGATCCGGATGCGACCATTGTAGAGATAACTTTGGGTGACCGTCTCGGTGATCTTCTTGATACC ATGAATGCCCTGAAGAATTTAGGGCTAAATGTTGTGAAAGCTAGCGTCTGCCTCGATTCTACTGGCAAGCATATTAAGTTAGCTATAACAAAATT GTCGACTGGTCGCAAAATTGGTGAACCAGAGTTGTTAGAAGCAGTACGGCTGACAATTATAAACAACATGATTCAGTACCACCCA GAAGCTAGCAGCCAATTGGCTCTGGGTGCAACTTTTGGTCCAGAGCCCCCTACAGAACTG GTTGATGTGGACATAGCAACCCACATAGACATATATGATGATGGCCCTGACAGAAG CTTACTTGTAGTGGAAACAGCTGACCGACCAGGTTTGTTGGTTGACCTTGTTAAGATCATTGATGACATCAACATCACCGTCCAATCTGGAGAATTTGACACTGAG GGCCTACTGGCTAAAGCAAAATTCCATGTCAGTTATAGGGGTAAACCATTGATCAAAGCCTTGCAGCAG GTTCTTGCTAATAGCTTGCGCTATTTCTTGAGGAGGCCGACGACAGAGGAGGGCAGTTACTAG
- the LOC4345044 gene encoding RNA polymerase sigma factor sigF, chloroplastic: MNSGGRSLLSSPLFASSSPAFRGGAAAASCSSSSSPSSSSRATVVPMVHDTGGGRASSTACHYSPSLVAAEPEEHVHGRSKDDDDDAAVSLMGEKALLELLLDMALEQHAPGKKLPAEEREESEFDIYLRDDKSHVLYHPEFSSTSVSSSPLSVKSSERSDLGTASAVLTKDVALLAEETDILATQLKASQLYSVDSSKSNEELQSKGQVFVRSTRLLERRSKRRYAPRASIADVSCSADNSKKKEKSKKYGRVLEPDEPFKLFLRDRETTEFLTAKEERHLFSKIQILMKIEEAHRKLEVQCGREPTLAEWAEAVGMSSKELQSSIRTGRRCREKMARSNFRLVIHVARKYEGYGLDIQDLVQDGCSGLMKTFEKFNPSKGCRFPTYAYWWIRQSIKKSIFKNSRLIRLPESVYALLRKVGKARMECIMEGEQPTNANVARRAGITIEKLAKLRAKTRKPRSMQDHVWSDEGVTFQEITEDPNVEPPDLSVDRMMMRQQVRDFLGILSPREKEIIEHRFGIHDGEPKTLHVIGDMFGLSKERIRQLQNRALEKLKRSASLQGFDVYFDLLT, encoded by the exons atGAATTCCGGCGGCCGGAGCCTCCTCTCGTCCCcgctcttcgccagctcttccccggccttccgcggcggcgccgccgccgcctcctgctcctcgtcttcctccccgtcctcctcctcccgcgccaCTG TGGTGCCCATGGTGCACGAcaccggcggcgggcgagcgtcGTCGACGGCGTGCCACTACTCGCCGtcgctggtggcggcggagccggaggagcaCGTCCACGGCCGCTccaaggacgacgacgacgacgccgccgtgtCGCTCATGGGCGAGAAGGCCTTGCTGGAGCTGCTCCTCGACATG GCTTTGGAACAACACGCACCAGGGAAGAAGCTACCAGCTGAAGAGAGGGAAGAGAGTGAGTTCGACATCTATCTGAGAGATGATAAAAGCCATGTCCTTTACCATCCAGAATTCAG CTCTACATCTGTGAGTTCTTCACCATTGTCCGTAAAATCTAGCGAAAGATCGGATCTTGGTACAGCTTCAGCGGTTCTGACGAAGGACGTGGCATTATTAGCAGAAGAAACAGACATTTTAGCAACCCAACTGAAAGCATCGCAACTTTACAG TGTGGATTCGAGCAAGTCAAATGAAGAACTGCAGAGCAAGGGTCAGGTGTTCGTTAGATCGACGAGGTTACTCGAGAGGAGATCCAAGCGGCGTTATGCTCCTCGAGCATCGATCGCTGATGTTTCCTGCAGCGCTGACAATtcgaagaagaaagagaaatcaAAGAAGTATGGCAGAGTTCTTGAACCAGATGAGCCTTTCAAGCTGTTCCTAAGAGATCGGGAGACGACGGAATTCCTGACAGCAAAAGAGGAGAGACATTTGTTCAGTAAAATACAG ATTCTTATGAAAATAGAGGAGGCTCACCGGAAACTAGAAGTTCAATGCGGCCGTGAGCCGACATTGGCAGAGTGGGCTGAGGCTGTAGGGATGAGCAGCAAGGAGCTGCAGTCCTCTATTCGCACCGGAAGACGGTGCCGGGAGAAGATGGCTCGATCGAACTTCAGGCTTGTGATTCATGTAGCTAGGAAGTATGAAGGATATGGTCTTGACATCCAGGACCTTGTTCAG GATGGATGCAGTGGGTTGATGAAGACCTTTGAGAAGTTCAATCCCAGCAAGGGGTGTCGATTCCCGACCTACGCATATTGGTGGATACGCCAATCAATTAAGAAGTCAATCTTCAAGAACTCAAGACTAATCCGGTTACCG GAGAGTGTGTATGCGCTTCTGAGAAAGGTGGGCAAGGCAAGGATGGAATGCATCATGGAAGGGGAGCAACCCACCAACGCGAACGTAGCGAGGCGCGCCGGCATCACCATCGAGAAGCTTGCGAAGCTCCGAGCGAAAACCCGGAAACCCCGGTCGATGCAGGATCATGTCTGGTCAGATGAGGGTGTCACCTTCCAG GAGATCACAGAAGACCCAAATGTGGAGCCACCTGACCTGAGTGTGGACAGGATGATGATGAGGCAGCAGGTGAGGGACTTCCTGGGGATCCTGAGCCCCAGGGAGAAGGAGATCATCGAGCACCGGTTCGGGATCCACGATGGCGAGCCGAAGACGCTACATGTCATCGGGGACATGTTTGGGCTGTCCAAGGAGAGGATCAGGCAGCTGCAGAACCGGGCGCTGGAGAAGCTCAAGAGGAGTGCATCCTTGCAGGGGTTTGATGTCTACTTTGATTTGCTAACCTGA